In the genome of Octopus sinensis linkage group LG12, ASM634580v1, whole genome shotgun sequence, one region contains:
- the LOC115217907 gene encoding kelch-like protein 10, with translation MYSNSTDLKFSNETTKVSLQNKIGAEACNVLMELRNTGQLCDAVIKVDEESFMIHRAILSACSPYFRVLFTNEKFEINRQEVTITDITVDIMRSIIQYAYTQDCCINHNNVKSLLVAADYFNIIGLLRICSEYLISQLNSHNCIGIEKFAQTYFCQELQQVAHRYLMVNFSEVYKISNEFLQLNVDNVCEIFASDELNVRSEEITFNAIVRWVDHDPGSRVAHIGQLLQTMRLGLLSTEYFVEKVKSHEYIKDNTSCKPVVIETLKFLCNLDVEKELKINKNNHITRPRLPHDILFIFGGWSGNSTTNIIETYDSRADLWVKNTNIKSDFRAYHGTCVLDQLIYIIGGFDGTEYFNSVRCFDPIKQVWSEAAPMYTKRCYISVVVLHSFIYAMGGYDGQVRQNTAERYNKNKNQWSFIQPMHHQRSDASATVLYDHIYICGGFDGQEILNSAEYYESGLNQWTLIPPMLSLRSGVRIVAHNHFLYALGGFNGANRLSSVERYNHETNSWENVSEMDTPRSNFAIEVLEGMIFAIGGFDGFNTISRVECFDTVSEQWYKTASLNINRSALSACVIEGLPNVKPYISERNRKEGGAGGNSKSNFFHPESNRFSLTY, from the exons ATGTATTCAAACTCAACGGATCTTAAATTTTCGAATGAGACTACAAAAGTTTCCTTGCAGAATAAAATTGGTGCAGAAGCCTGCAACGTACTAATGGAATTACGTAACACGGGTCAACTATGTGATGCAGTGATCAAGGTAGACGAAGAGTCTTTCATGATACATCGCGCCATCTTATCTGCTTGTAGTCCCTATTTCCGAGTGTTGTTCACAAATGAAAAATTCGAGATAAACCGTCAAGAAGTCACCATAACTGACATCACAGTCGACATAATGCGATCCATTATTCAGTATGCTTATACTCAGGATTGCTGTATTAACCATAACAATGTCAAATCTCTCCTCGTTGCGGCTGATTACTTCAATATCATAGGTTTACTAAGAATATGTTCTGAATATCTCATATCGCAATTAAACTCACACAACTGTATTGGAATTGAGAAATTCGCTCAGACATATTTCTGTCAAGAACTTCAACAGGTCGCCCATAGATATCTGATGGTGAATTTCAGTGAAGTCTACAAAATTTCCAATGAGTTCTTGCAGTTGAATGTGGATAATGTCTGCGAAATATTCGCTTCAGACGAACTCAATGTTAGAAGTGAAGAGATAACCTTTAATGCCATCGTTAGATGGGTAGACCATGACCCAGGCAGTCGTGTAGCACACATAGGCCAGTTATTGCAGACGATGCGATTAGGCCTTCTGTCTACCGAATACTTCGTCGAGAAGGTGAAAAGTCACGaatatataaaagacaatacaAGTTGCAAACCGGTCGTTATCGAAACTCTGAAATTTCTCTGCAACCTCGACGTAGAGAaagaactaaaaataaacaagaataatcATATAACACGTCCAAGGCTTCCTCATGATATTCTCTTTATATTCGGCGGCTGGAGTGGAAATAGTACAACTAACATAATTGAGACTTATGACTCACGGGCCGATCTGTGGGTGAAAAATACCAATATTAAATCTG ATTTCCGAGCGTATCATGGTACCTGTGTTTTGGACCAACTGATTTACATCATCGGTGGCTTTGACGGTACAGAATATTTCAACAGCGTTCGTTGTTTTGACCCCATCAAGCAAGTTTGGTCAGAAGCTGCTCCAATGTATACCAAACG ATGCTACATCAGTGTGGTGGTGCTACACTCCTTTATATATGCCATGGGGGGCTACGATGGCCAAGTGCGCCAGAACACGGCTGAacgctacaacaaaaacaaaaaccaatggAGCTTCATTCAACCGATGCATCACCAACGTAGTGATGCAAGCGCCACAGTTCTCTACG atcatatttacatatgtgggGGATTCGATGGCCAAGAGATTCTTAATTCGGCTGAATATTACGAATCCGGTTTAAACCAATGGACACTGATTCCACCAATGTTAAGTCTTCGAAGTGGCGTCCGTATTGTTGCTCACAATCACTTTCTATACGCATTGGGAGGTTTCAACGGAGCCAATCGATTGAGTTCTGTTGAACGATACAATCATGAAACGAATAGCTGGGAAAATGTCTCCGAAATGGACACGCCGAGAAGTAATTTTGCAATCGAG GTTTTGGAAGGCATGATATTTGCCATAGGTGGATTTGATGGTTTCAACACCATTTCCCGTGTAGAATGTTTTGACACTGTCTCAGAGCAATG